The segment TGGCTTCTTCTAAAGTAAAAGCCAGAGGTTTGTCAATAATCACCGGAAAGCCATTTTCCAGGGCCATCATTGCCGGAGCAAAGTGCATCACATTGGGAGTCACAATGGAAACAAAATCCATTCGGTCTCCCTCGGGAAGTGCTTTCTCTTTTGTGATCATCTCTTCAAAAGATGCGTAGACCCGGTTTTCAGGTAGGAAAAGTGCCTGACCTGACGCTGCGGAGCGCTTTGCATCTGAGCTAAAAGCCCCACAGACTAATTCGATTTGCCCGTCGAGGTTGGCGGCCATGCGGTGTACAGCCCCTATGAAAGCACCAATGCCCCCGCCTACCATTCCCATTCGGAGTTTTCTATGTCTCATTGGTTTATTTATTTGATCTCTATCCATGCCTGCCCCTGCTTGTTGGACTCCAGCACCGCCTCGATAAACTTCATTCCTCTCACACCATCCTTCACACCAGGAAAAGCGCCTTCCCGGACTTTTTCTCCTCTGATGGCGAGTGCCGTGCCTTTGTAAATATTACCCATGGCATCAAAAAGCCCCTCAGGGTGACCTGGAGCTATCTTGGTGCTTTCCTGTGCAAATTCAGAGTTGTAGGGATTCCCGGGTTTGAAAATCTGAGCTGGTTTTCCCTCCTGCATATAGGTCAGGTAGGTAGGGTTTTCCTGCTCCCACTTCAAACCTCCCTTATCCCCATACACCATGATGGAGATGTTATTTTCTTCTCCTGTGGCAATCTGACTTGCACAAATTACCCCTTTGACTCCATCCTTTGTGCGGATGAGGGCGGTTCCATCTACGTCCAATGGGTTGTCTGGATATAAGGTATCAATATCGGCAAGCACCTTTTCTACCTCCAAACCGGTGGTGTACTCTATCAGATTAAAGGCATGAACACCAATGTCTCCGAAGCAGCAACTCTGACCTGATTTCTTAGGATCCAGTCGCCAAACCTGAGCCCGCTTATCCTTGTCATGAATGAACGGGTTGATCCAGCCCTGATAGTATTGCGCATCTACTTTCTGAATTTTGCCAATGGCCCCGGCGGCAATCATAGCCTTCATCTGCCGCACCATAGGATATCCGGTATAAGTGTGTGTGAGGCAGAAAACTACCTTCTTTCTCTCCACCAACTGCTCCAACTCCACAGCCTCTGCGGCTGTGATGGTGATGGGCTTTTCGCAAATCACATTAAATCCTGCATCTACCAACTTCATCGCCATGGAGTGATGCAGAAAGTTGGGGGTAAGGATAGATACTACCTCAATGCGTTCGTCCGCAGGCAAAGCCAATTCTTTTTCTATAAAAACCTCCAGACTTTCGTAGGCCCTTGAAGTATCCAATTCCAGCTTTTCAGCAAAAGCAATCCCACTTGCATGATCAATATCGAAAACACCTCCAACGAGCTGGTATTGCTCGCCCATATAAGCGGCAATTCTGTGGACGATTCCGATAAATGAATTGGGGCCTCCGCCAATTAAACCGAGTTTGATTTTTCCTTTGTTCATGCTGATTTATTAGTCTGAATTGATCTGATTAGAAATAAAATTCTCTGAAACATCGAATTTGGATGGAAATCTATCAAGTTTGACCACCAAATTCAATTTTTTATTACCTGCAAACGATTGCAATAAGTGTTAATCTTACAACTTTTCTAATTTGCTTTGAATTTGATGCTTCGATTTACTTACTTGATCATTTTAACCTAAACTAACAGATGGAAAATCAATTGAATCGCAACCGACTGTTTATAGCCAGTTGTTTTGCTCTACTCACCACCGCATTTGCGTTTGGTATCCGGGCTGGTATCATGAACGATCTGGTCACTGACATGAGTCTTTCAGACCAGCAACTGGGCTGGATCAACTTCATGGGTATTTTTGGCTTCCCAATTGCCACATTGGTTGGCGGACCTCTATACAACTCCCTGGGGCCCAAAAAAATAGGAAATATTGCCTTTTTATGTCACTTCATTGGCATCACGTTTTCCATTCTTTCTAATAGCTTTTACACGCTCTTCTTTTCTACTTTCTTCATCAGTTTTGCCAATGGAATGGTAGAAGCAGCTTATAATCCGCTGATTGCATCTATGTACACGTCCAACAGGGCCACCATGCTGAACAGGTTTCATGTTTGGTTTCCCGGTGGTATAGCCATTGGCTCTCTGATTGCTTTAAGCCTTGGGCTCTTAGGTGGTAGCTGGCAGATCAAAATTGCCGTGATGTACGTGCCCGCATTTACTTACTTTCTTTTGTTTAGAGGTCAGGCATTTCCTGAGGCACCGAAAGAAACCACCATGTCTACTGCAGAGAACCTGAAAGCGATCATGTCATCGCCCATTTACTGGCTGATGCTCGTCTGTATGGCACTAACCGCTACTACTGAGCTGGGTACCCAGTCGTGGGTAGAAAGAATCCTGGCCAACTCCGGCGCACAGCCGTTGCTGGTACTGGCGCTCGTTACTGTATTAATGGCCGTAGGTAGAATGTTTGCCGGGCCGCTGATTCACAGACTCAATATTACCGGTGTGCTACTTGGCTCAGCCATCATTTCCGCTCTGGCCATCTTTATGATGAGCATGGCTACAGGACCCATGGTGTATGTGGCTGCGGTACTTTTTGC is part of the Marinoscillum sp. 108 genome and harbors:
- a CDS encoding Gfo/Idh/MocA family protein, producing MNKGKIKLGLIGGGPNSFIGIVHRIAAYMGEQYQLVGGVFDIDHASGIAFAEKLELDTSRAYESLEVFIEKELALPADERIEVVSILTPNFLHHSMAMKLVDAGFNVICEKPITITAAEAVELEQLVERKKVVFCLTHTYTGYPMVRQMKAMIAAGAIGKIQKVDAQYYQGWINPFIHDKDKRAQVWRLDPKKSGQSCCFGDIGVHAFNLIEYTTGLEVEKVLADIDTLYPDNPLDVDGTALIRTKDGVKGVICASQIATGEENNISIMVYGDKGGLKWEQENPTYLTYMQEGKPAQIFKPGNPYNSEFAQESTKIAPGHPEGLFDAMGNIYKGTALAIRGEKVREGAFPGVKDGVRGMKFIEAVLESNKQGQAWIEIK
- a CDS encoding sugar MFS transporter; its protein translation is MENQLNRNRLFIASCFALLTTAFAFGIRAGIMNDLVTDMSLSDQQLGWINFMGIFGFPIATLVGGPLYNSLGPKKIGNIAFLCHFIGITFSILSNSFYTLFFSTFFISFANGMVEAAYNPLIASMYTSNRATMLNRFHVWFPGGIAIGSLIALSLGLLGGSWQIKIAVMYVPAFTYFLLFRGQAFPEAPKETTMSTAENLKAIMSSPIYWLMLVCMALTATTELGTQSWVERILANSGAQPLLVLALVTVLMAVGRMFAGPLIHRLNITGVLLGSAIISALAIFMMSMATGPMVYVAAVLFAIGVCYFWPNMISFVADYLPKTGALGMSLIGGVGMLGLSIFQPIIGGWIEGHRAVKSAEGLTGEALELAAGQATLANIAIIPTLLIGVFLFLFLYVRKNKTHA